The Mercurialis annua linkage group LG2, ddMerAnnu1.2, whole genome shotgun sequence genome contains a region encoding:
- the LOC126670544 gene encoding putative callose synthase 8 isoform X4 translates to MKKFFKNYTNWCKYLRRTNNIRLPCVKQEAQQYKLLYIGLYLLIWGEAANLRLMPECLCYIFHNMAYELHGLLTGAVSLISGEKVMPAYGGGFESYLTNVITPIYRVIYEESAKGKSGTADHSTWRNYDDLNEYFWSPDCFQIGWPMRLDHDFFCVQPSNKNKVKKVVNKKMKTEAKDDEDEELGLNIDEETGAFVEGHCEPRWLGKTNFVEIRSFWHLFRSFDRMWSFFILSLQAMIIMACHDLGSPLEILDAVIFEDVMSIFITSAILKLIQAILEIIFTWKARVTMEISRKRKQVLKLVVAIIWTIVLPVYYAKSRRKYTCYSTQYGSWQLCISSYMVAVAIYLMTNAVEMILFFVPVVSKYIEISNSRICKIFSWWTQPRLYVGRGMQETQISVLKYTLFWVLVLATKFVFSYSFEIRPLIEPTRLILKIGMKNYEWHELFPKVKSNAGAIIAIWSPIIVVYFMDTQIWYSVFCTIFGGVYGIIHHLGEIRTLGMLRSRFHTLPSAFNACLIPPSAKNVQKKRNFFNKRFHKVSETGGNGVPKFVLVWNQIVNTFRLEDLISNRELDLMSIPMSSELFSGMVRWPIFLLANKFSTALSIARDFVGKDEILLWKIKKDKYMYSAVKECYESLKYVLEILIVGDLEKRVVSSILNEIEESIGRLTLLDDFKISELPALQAKCVELVELLIEGNEDHYSKVVKVLQDMFELVTNDMMTNSSRILVLLHHSEQEENFAYFSREIKPQLFESAADSSIHFPLPNTDPLSEQIKRLHLLLTVKDEAMDVPANLEARRRISFFATSLFTNMPIAPKIRNMLSFSVMTPHYMEDINYSMKELNSSKEEVPILFYMQKIYPDEWKNFLERLECDDSDILKDDSKKDELRNWASFRGQTLSRTVRGMMYYREALRIQAFLDMAEGEDILEGYATAERNNRTLFAQLDALADLKFSYIISCQIYGSQKASGDPHANDILELMNRYPSVRVAYVEEKEEIVNNKPRKVYSSVLVKAVNGLDQEIYRIKLPGSPNIGEGKPENQNHAIIFTRGEALQAIDMNQDNYLEEAFKMRNLLQEFFRQHGRRPPTILGLREHIFTGSVSSLAWFMSYQETSFVTIGQRLLANPLRVRFHYGHPDVFDRIFHITRGGISKASKTINLSEDVFAGFNSTLRRGSISYHEYLQVGKGRDVGLNQISKFEAKVGNGNSEQTISRDVYRLGQWFDFFRMLSCYFTTIGFYFSNLISVIGIYVFLYGQLYLVLSGLQRALLLEARMHNIQSLETALASQSFIQLGLLTGLPMVMEIGLEKGFLTAFKDFILMQLQLASVFFTFSLGSKIHYYGRTILYGGAKYRPTGRKVVVFHASFTENYRLYSRSHFVKGFEVVLLLIVYDLFRRSYQSSMAYVLITYSIWFMSITWLFAPFLFNPSGFSWDKIVDDWKDWNKWIREQGGIGIQQDKSWQSWWNDEQAHFRCSGLEARFLEMLLSVRFFMYQYGLVYHLDISQHSKNFLVYLLSWVVLLAFFLLFKAVNMGRKQFSTNYHLVFRLFKAFLFIAVVSITITLSLICQLSLKDVVVCCLAFLPTGWGLILIAQAVRPKIENTALWEFALVLAKAYDYGMGVLLFAPIAILAWLPIISAFQTRFLFNEAFNRHLQIQPILAGKKKKQ, encoded by the exons ATGAAAAAGTTTTTCAAGAACTATACTAACTGGTGCAAATATCTGCGGAGAACAAATAACATACG GTTACCTTGTGTGAAACAAGAAGCCCAGCAATATAAATTGCTATATATAGGGCTTTACCTTCTCATATGGGGAGAGGCGGCAAACTTACGGCTTATGCCAGAATGCCTATGTTATATTTTTCATAAT ATGGCGTATGAATTGCATGGATTGCTAACAGGGGCTGTCAGCTTGATATCTGGGGAAAAGGTCATGCCCGCATATGGAGGAGGATTTGAATCATATCTTACCAATGTGATTACCCCTATATACAGGGTTATTTATGAG GAATCTGCAAAAGGCAAAAGTGGGACAGCTGATCATTCTACATGGAGAAATTATGATGATCTAAATGAGTATTTCTG GTCTCCTGATTGTTTTCAGATAGGCTGGCCTATGCGTCTGGATCATGATTTTTTCTGTGTACAGCcttcaaataaaaacaaagtaaaaaaagttgtaaataaaaagatgaaGACAGAAGCAAAAGACGATGAAGATGAAGAGTTGGGACTAAACATAGATGAAGAGACTGGG GCCTTTGTAGAAGGTCATTGTGAACCAAGATGGTTGGGGAAGACAAACTTTGTAGAGATCCGTTCATTTTGGCATCTATTTAGAAGCTTTGATAGAATGTGGAGCTTTTTTATCCTATCCCTTCAG GCAATGATAATTATGGCTTGCCATGATTTGGGATCTCCACTTGAAATACTTGATGCTGTAATATTTGAAGATGTCATGAGCATCTTCATTACATCTGCCATTCTTAAACTCATACAAG CAAttcttgaaattatttttacatgGAAAGCTAGAGTGACGATGGAAATCTCAAGGAAAAGGAAACAAGTGTTGAAGCTAGTTGTTGCAATCATCTGGACAATTGTTCTTCCTGTATATTATGCTAAATCCAGGAGGAAGTACACATGTTATTCTACACAATATGGAAGTTGGCAATTATGTATCTCTTCTTATATGGTTGCAGTTGCAATTTACCTGATGACAAATGCAGTTGAGATGATCTTATTTTTTGTTCCCGTCGTCAGCAAATATATTGAGATCTCAAATAGTCGCATATGTAAAATTTTCTCTTGGTGGACACAG CCAAGATTATATGTTGGACGTGGGATGCAAGAAACCCAAATTTCAGTGTTAAA ATATACATTGTTTTGGGTGTTGGTGCTTGCGACCAAATTTGTCTTCAGCTATAGTTTTGAG ATTAGACCACTCATTGAACCAACAAGACTAATCCTCAAAATTGGTATGAAAAATTACGAATGGCACGAGCTTTTTCCCAAAG TGAAGAGTAATGCGGGGGCAATTATAGCTATATGGTCTCCAATTATTGTT GTGTATTTTATGGACACTCAGATTTGGTATTCTGTTTTCTGTACAATCTTTGGTGGAGTTTATGGCATTATACATCATCTTGGAGAG ATTAGGACGTTGGGAATGCTAAGAAGTAGATTTCATACTTTGCCTTCTGCTTTCAACGCTTGCCTGATCCCACCCTCTGCAAAAAATGTtcagaaaaaaagaaatttcttCAATAAGAGATTTCACAAG GTGTCTGAAACTGGAGGAAATGGAGTTCCTAAATTTGTTCTTGTATGGAATCAAATAGTCAATACTTTTCGGTTAGAGGACTTGATAAGCAACAG GGAGTTGGATTTAATGAGCATACCTATGTCCTCAGAGCTATTTTCTGGCATGGTTCGCTGGCCTATATTTCTCCTTGCAAATAAG ttttcAACAGCACTAAGCATCGCTAGAGACTTTGTAGGGAAGGATGAGATTCTTCTTTGGAAAATTAAAAAGGACAAGTATATGTACAGTGCTGTCAAAGAGTGCTACGAGTCTCTCAAGTATGTACTTGAAATTCTCATAGTAGGGGACCTGGAGAAGAG GGTTGTGTCCTCCATACTAAATGAAATTGAAGAAAGTATAGGAAGGTTGACTCTTCTTGACGATTTCAAAATCAGTGAGCTTCCGGCTCTGCAAGCCAAATGCGTTGAATTAGTTGAACTTCTG ATCGAGGGAAATGAAGACCATTACAGTAAAGTTGTGAAAGTTCTCCAGGATATGTTTGAGCTTGTAACGAATGATATGATGACAAATAGCTCAAG GATATTAGTTTTGCTCCACCATTCTGAACAGGAGGAGAATTTTGCATATTTTTCTAGAGAGATTAAACCACAATTATTTGAATCAGCTGCTGATAGTTCCATCCACTTTCCACTGCCCAACACTGACCCTCTTAGTGAACAG ATTAAGCGTCTTCATTTGTTGCTTACCGTGAAAGATGAGGCCATGGATGTACCTGCAAACTTAGAAGCTCGGAGACGGATTTCATTCTTTGCTACTTCACTTTTCACTAATATGCCCATTGCTCCCAAAATACGCAATATGCTATCTTTCAG TGTGATGACTCCACACTACATGGAGGATATCAATTACTCAATGAAGGAGCTAAATTCAAGCAAAGAGGAAGTTCCCATCTTattttatatgcaaaaaatATATCCAG aTGAATGGAAAAACTTTTTGGAGCGTTTGGAGTGTGATGATTCTGACATATTAAAAGATGATAGCAAGAAGGATGAATTGAGAAATTGGGCCTCTTTCCGGGGTCAAACATTGAGCAGAACAG TTAGAGGAATGATGTACTATAGAGAGGCCTTAAGGATTCAAGCATTTCTTGATATGGCTGAGGGCGAAG ATATCCTTGAAGGTTATGCTACTGCTGAAAGAAATAACCGTACACTGTTTGCGCAACTAGATGCCCTAGCAGACCTGAAATTCAGTTACATTATTTCTTGCCAAATATATGGATCACAGAAGGCATCTGGAGATCCCCATGCAAATGACATTCTTGAATTGATGAACAG ATATCCATCTGTCCGTGTTGCTTATGTTGAGGAGAAAGAGGAGATCGTGAATAATAAACCTAGGAAGGTTTATTCTTCAGTATTGGTTAAAGCTGTCAATGGTCTTGATCAG GAGATATATAGAATTAAACTTCCTGGTTCACCAAACATTGGAGAAGGaaaacctgaaaatcaaaatcatGCTATAATCTTCACGCGTGGTGAAGCTCTTCAGGCTATTGATATGAACCAG GACAACTATTTGGAAGAAGCTTTCAAAATGAGAAACCTCCTACAAGAATTTTTTCGACAGCATGGGCGACGACCTCCAACTATACTGGGCTTGAGGGAGCACATATTTACCGGAAG TGTTTCTTCTTTAGCATGGTTCATGTCATATCAAGAGACAAGCTTTGTCACCATCGGTCAAAGGCTTCTTGCCAATCCTCTCAG ggtaagGTTCCACTATGGACACCCTGATGTATTTGACAGGATATTTCACATCACAAGAGGTGGCATAAGCAAAGCatcaaaaacaataaatttgaGTGAAGATGTATTTGCTG GGTTTAATTCTACCTTACGACGTGGCTCTATCAGTTACCATGAGTACTTGCAAGTTGGTAAAGGGCGTGATGTTGGCCTAAATCAGATCTCAAAATTTGAAGCCAAAGTAGGAAATGGAAATAGTGAACAAACTATAAGTCGTGACGTATACCGGCTTGGACAATGGTTTGATTTCTTCCGGATGCTATCTTGTTACTTCACAACAATTGGGTTTTACTTCAGTAACCTG ATCTCAGTAATTGGAATTTATGTGTTCCTCTACGGGCAGCTTTATCTTGTCCTAAGTGGGCTTCAAAGAGCATTACTTCTTGAGGCTAGAATGCATAACATACAATCATTGGAAACAGCTCTTGCCTCTCAGTCATTTATTCAGCTTGGTCTTCTAACTGGCTTACCCATGGTAATGGAGATTGGACTTGAGAAAGGATTTCTGACAGCCTTCAAAGATTTTATCCTCATGCAATTGCAGCTAGCTTCTGTATTCTTCACTTTCTCACTTGGATCAAAAATTCATTATTACGGTAGAACAATTTTGTATGGAGGTGCTAAGTACAGACCTACTGGACGTAAGGTTGTGGTGTTTCACGCCAGCTTCACTGAAAATTACAGATTATATTCTAGAAGCCATTTTGTTAAAGGATTTGAAGTAGTGCTCCTTTTAATTGTTTACGATTTGTTTCGACGGTCGTACCAAAGCAGCATGGCATATGTGCTAATTACTTATTCCATTTGGTTCATGTCAATTACTTGGTTATTTGCTCCATTTCTATTCAATCCTTCTGGATTCAGCTGGGACAAAATAGTGGACGACTGGAAAGATTGGAATAAATGGATAAGGGAGCAAGGTGGTATAGGTATTCAACAGGACAAAAGTTGGCAGTCTTGGTGGAATGATGAACAAGCACATTTCCGTTGCTCAGGGCTGGAAGCTAGATTTTTGGAGATGCTTCTTTCTGTTCGATTTTTCATGTATCAGTATGGTCTGGTGTATCACCTGGACATCTCTCAGCACAGCAAAAACTTTCTAGTTTATTTGCTTTCATGGGTTGTCCTCCTTGCATTTTTCTTATTGTTCAAG GCCGTGAACATGGGAAGGAAACAATTCAGCACTAATTATCACTTAGTGTTCAGACTTTTCAAGGCATTTCTCTTCATTGCTGTTGTGTCCATTACAATCACACTTTCTCTTATTTGTCAGCTATCCTTGAAGGATGTAGTCGTGTGCTGTCTAGCATTTTTACCCACCGGGTGGGGCTTGATATTG ATTGCACAAGCCGTAAGACCGAAGATCGAGAATACGGCACTATGGGAGTTCGCCCTGGTTCTAGCAAAGGCATATGATTATGGAATGGGTGTGCTTCTGTTTGCTCCTATTGCTATTTTGGCTTGGCTTCCTATCATTTCAGCTTTCCAGACTCGTTTTCTTTTCAATGAAGCCTTCAACAGACATTTACAAATTCAACCCATTCTTGCAGGCAAGAAGAAGAAACAGTAA
- the LOC126670544 gene encoding putative callose synthase 8 isoform X3, with product MEIKAAVAAVRNVRGLPSAQDFNKCGPLIDLFEFLQCCFGFQEGNVANQREHLILLLANTHIRQSHKQTSVLKLGDGAVDELMKKFFKNYTNWCKYLRRTNNIRLPCVKQEAQQYKLLYIGLYLLIWGEAANLRLMPECLCYIFHNMAYELHGLLTGAVSLISGEKVMPAYGGGFESYLTNVITPIYRVIYEESAKGKSGTADHSTWRNYDDLNEYFWSPDCFQIGWPMRLDHDFFCVQPSNKNKVKKVVNKKMKTEAKDDEDEELGLNIDEETGAFVEGHCEPRWLGKTNFVEIRSFWHLFRSFDRMWSFFILSLQAMIIMACHDLGSPLEILDAVIFEDVMSIFITSAILKLIQAILEIIFTWKARVTMEISRKRKQVLKLVVAIIWTIVLPVYYAKSRRKYTCYSTQYGSWQLCISSYMVAVAIYLMTNAVEMILFFVPVVSKYIEISNSRICKIFSWWTQPRLYVGRGMQETQISVLKYTLFWVLVLATKFVFSYSFEIRPLIEPTRLILKIGMKNYEWHELFPKVKSNAGAIIAIWSPIIVVYFMDTQIWYSVFCTIFGGVYGIIHHLGEIRTLGMLRSRFHTLPSAFNACLIPPSAKNVQKKRNFFNKRFHKVSETGGNGVPKFVLVWNQIVNTFRLEDLISNRELDLMSIPMSSELFSGMVRWPIFLLANKFSTALSIARDFVGKDEILLWKIKKDKYMYSAVKECYESLKYVLEILIVGDLEKRVVSSILNEIEESIGRLTLLDDFKISELPALQAKCVELVELLIEGNEDHYSKVVKVLQDMFELVTNDMMTNSSRILVLLHHSEQEENFAYFSREIKPQLFESAADSSIHFPLPNTDPLSEQIKRLHLLLTVKDEAMDVPANLEARRRISFFATSLFTNMPIAPKIRNMLSFSVMTPHYMEDINYSMKELNSSKEEVPILFYMQKIYPDEWKNFLERLECDDSDILKDDSKKDELRNWASFRGQTLSRTVRGMMYYREALRIQAFLDMAEGEDILEGYATAERNNRTLFAQLDALADLKFSYIISCQIYGSQKASGDPHANDILELMNRYPSVRVAYVEEKEEIVNNKPRKVYSSVLVKAVNGLDQEIYRIKLPGSPNIGEGKPENQNHAIIFTRGEALQAIDMNQDNYLEEAFKMRNLLQEFFRQHGRRPPTILGLREHIFTGSVSSLAWFMSYQETSFVTIGQRLLANPLRVRFHYGHPDVFDRIFHITRGGISKASKTINLSEDVFAGFNSTLRRGSISYHEYLQVGKGRDVGLNQISKFEAKVGNGNSEQTISRDVYRLGQWFDFFRMLSCYFTTIGFYFSNLISVIGIYVFLYGQLYLVLSGLQRALLLEARMHNIQSLETALASQSFIQLGLLTGLPMVMEIGLEKGFLTAFKDFILMQLQLASVFFTFSLGSKIHYYGRTILYGGAKYRPTGRKVVVFHASFTENYRLYSRSHFVKGFEVVLLLIVYDLFRRSYQSSMAYVLITYSIWFMSITWLFAPFLFNPSGFSWDKIVDDWKDWNKWIREQGGIGIQQDKSWQSWWNDEQAHFRCSGLEARFLEMLLSVRFFMYQYGLVYHLDISQHSKNFLVYLLSWVVLLAFFLLFKAVNMGRKQFSTNYHLVFRLFKAFLFIAVVSITITLSLICQLSLKDVVVCCLAFLPTGWGLILIAQAVRPKIENTALWEFALVLAKAYDYGMGVLLFAPIAILAWLPIISAFQTRFLFNEAFNRHLQIQPILAGKKKKQ from the exons ATGGAG ATTAAAGCTGCAGTTGCAGCTGTTCGAAATGTTCGTGGTTTACCTTCAGCTCAAGATTTCAATAAATGTGGGCCTTTGATTGACTTGTTTGAATTTCTTCAATGCTGCTTTGGGTTTCAG GAAGGAAATGTAGCCAACCAGAGGGAGCATCTAATTTTACTTCTTGCTAACACCCATATTAGGCAATCTCATAAGCAGACATCTGTCTTAAAG TTGGGGGATGGAGCTGTGGATGAACTGATGAAAAAGTTTTTCAAGAACTATACTAACTGGTGCAAATATCTGCGGAGAACAAATAACATACG GTTACCTTGTGTGAAACAAGAAGCCCAGCAATATAAATTGCTATATATAGGGCTTTACCTTCTCATATGGGGAGAGGCGGCAAACTTACGGCTTATGCCAGAATGCCTATGTTATATTTTTCATAAT ATGGCGTATGAATTGCATGGATTGCTAACAGGGGCTGTCAGCTTGATATCTGGGGAAAAGGTCATGCCCGCATATGGAGGAGGATTTGAATCATATCTTACCAATGTGATTACCCCTATATACAGGGTTATTTATGAG GAATCTGCAAAAGGCAAAAGTGGGACAGCTGATCATTCTACATGGAGAAATTATGATGATCTAAATGAGTATTTCTG GTCTCCTGATTGTTTTCAGATAGGCTGGCCTATGCGTCTGGATCATGATTTTTTCTGTGTACAGCcttcaaataaaaacaaagtaaaaaaagttgtaaataaaaagatgaaGACAGAAGCAAAAGACGATGAAGATGAAGAGTTGGGACTAAACATAGATGAAGAGACTGGG GCCTTTGTAGAAGGTCATTGTGAACCAAGATGGTTGGGGAAGACAAACTTTGTAGAGATCCGTTCATTTTGGCATCTATTTAGAAGCTTTGATAGAATGTGGAGCTTTTTTATCCTATCCCTTCAG GCAATGATAATTATGGCTTGCCATGATTTGGGATCTCCACTTGAAATACTTGATGCTGTAATATTTGAAGATGTCATGAGCATCTTCATTACATCTGCCATTCTTAAACTCATACAAG CAAttcttgaaattatttttacatgGAAAGCTAGAGTGACGATGGAAATCTCAAGGAAAAGGAAACAAGTGTTGAAGCTAGTTGTTGCAATCATCTGGACAATTGTTCTTCCTGTATATTATGCTAAATCCAGGAGGAAGTACACATGTTATTCTACACAATATGGAAGTTGGCAATTATGTATCTCTTCTTATATGGTTGCAGTTGCAATTTACCTGATGACAAATGCAGTTGAGATGATCTTATTTTTTGTTCCCGTCGTCAGCAAATATATTGAGATCTCAAATAGTCGCATATGTAAAATTTTCTCTTGGTGGACACAG CCAAGATTATATGTTGGACGTGGGATGCAAGAAACCCAAATTTCAGTGTTAAA ATATACATTGTTTTGGGTGTTGGTGCTTGCGACCAAATTTGTCTTCAGCTATAGTTTTGAG ATTAGACCACTCATTGAACCAACAAGACTAATCCTCAAAATTGGTATGAAAAATTACGAATGGCACGAGCTTTTTCCCAAAG TGAAGAGTAATGCGGGGGCAATTATAGCTATATGGTCTCCAATTATTGTT GTGTATTTTATGGACACTCAGATTTGGTATTCTGTTTTCTGTACAATCTTTGGTGGAGTTTATGGCATTATACATCATCTTGGAGAG ATTAGGACGTTGGGAATGCTAAGAAGTAGATTTCATACTTTGCCTTCTGCTTTCAACGCTTGCCTGATCCCACCCTCTGCAAAAAATGTtcagaaaaaaagaaatttcttCAATAAGAGATTTCACAAG GTGTCTGAAACTGGAGGAAATGGAGTTCCTAAATTTGTTCTTGTATGGAATCAAATAGTCAATACTTTTCGGTTAGAGGACTTGATAAGCAACAG GGAGTTGGATTTAATGAGCATACCTATGTCCTCAGAGCTATTTTCTGGCATGGTTCGCTGGCCTATATTTCTCCTTGCAAATAAG ttttcAACAGCACTAAGCATCGCTAGAGACTTTGTAGGGAAGGATGAGATTCTTCTTTGGAAAATTAAAAAGGACAAGTATATGTACAGTGCTGTCAAAGAGTGCTACGAGTCTCTCAAGTATGTACTTGAAATTCTCATAGTAGGGGACCTGGAGAAGAG GGTTGTGTCCTCCATACTAAATGAAATTGAAGAAAGTATAGGAAGGTTGACTCTTCTTGACGATTTCAAAATCAGTGAGCTTCCGGCTCTGCAAGCCAAATGCGTTGAATTAGTTGAACTTCTG ATCGAGGGAAATGAAGACCATTACAGTAAAGTTGTGAAAGTTCTCCAGGATATGTTTGAGCTTGTAACGAATGATATGATGACAAATAGCTCAAG GATATTAGTTTTGCTCCACCATTCTGAACAGGAGGAGAATTTTGCATATTTTTCTAGAGAGATTAAACCACAATTATTTGAATCAGCTGCTGATAGTTCCATCCACTTTCCACTGCCCAACACTGACCCTCTTAGTGAACAG ATTAAGCGTCTTCATTTGTTGCTTACCGTGAAAGATGAGGCCATGGATGTACCTGCAAACTTAGAAGCTCGGAGACGGATTTCATTCTTTGCTACTTCACTTTTCACTAATATGCCCATTGCTCCCAAAATACGCAATATGCTATCTTTCAG TGTGATGACTCCACACTACATGGAGGATATCAATTACTCAATGAAGGAGCTAAATTCAAGCAAAGAGGAAGTTCCCATCTTattttatatgcaaaaaatATATCCAG aTGAATGGAAAAACTTTTTGGAGCGTTTGGAGTGTGATGATTCTGACATATTAAAAGATGATAGCAAGAAGGATGAATTGAGAAATTGGGCCTCTTTCCGGGGTCAAACATTGAGCAGAACAG TTAGAGGAATGATGTACTATAGAGAGGCCTTAAGGATTCAAGCATTTCTTGATATGGCTGAGGGCGAAG ATATCCTTGAAGGTTATGCTACTGCTGAAAGAAATAACCGTACACTGTTTGCGCAACTAGATGCCCTAGCAGACCTGAAATTCAGTTACATTATTTCTTGCCAAATATATGGATCACAGAAGGCATCTGGAGATCCCCATGCAAATGACATTCTTGAATTGATGAACAG ATATCCATCTGTCCGTGTTGCTTATGTTGAGGAGAAAGAGGAGATCGTGAATAATAAACCTAGGAAGGTTTATTCTTCAGTATTGGTTAAAGCTGTCAATGGTCTTGATCAG GAGATATATAGAATTAAACTTCCTGGTTCACCAAACATTGGAGAAGGaaaacctgaaaatcaaaatcatGCTATAATCTTCACGCGTGGTGAAGCTCTTCAGGCTATTGATATGAACCAG GACAACTATTTGGAAGAAGCTTTCAAAATGAGAAACCTCCTACAAGAATTTTTTCGACAGCATGGGCGACGACCTCCAACTATACTGGGCTTGAGGGAGCACATATTTACCGGAAG TGTTTCTTCTTTAGCATGGTTCATGTCATATCAAGAGACAAGCTTTGTCACCATCGGTCAAAGGCTTCTTGCCAATCCTCTCAG ggtaagGTTCCACTATGGACACCCTGATGTATTTGACAGGATATTTCACATCACAAGAGGTGGCATAAGCAAAGCatcaaaaacaataaatttgaGTGAAGATGTATTTGCTG GGTTTAATTCTACCTTACGACGTGGCTCTATCAGTTACCATGAGTACTTGCAAGTTGGTAAAGGGCGTGATGTTGGCCTAAATCAGATCTCAAAATTTGAAGCCAAAGTAGGAAATGGAAATAGTGAACAAACTATAAGTCGTGACGTATACCGGCTTGGACAATGGTTTGATTTCTTCCGGATGCTATCTTGTTACTTCACAACAATTGGGTTTTACTTCAGTAACCTG ATCTCAGTAATTGGAATTTATGTGTTCCTCTACGGGCAGCTTTATCTTGTCCTAAGTGGGCTTCAAAGAGCATTACTTCTTGAGGCTAGAATGCATAACATACAATCATTGGAAACAGCTCTTGCCTCTCAGTCATTTATTCAGCTTGGTCTTCTAACTGGCTTACCCATGGTAATGGAGATTGGACTTGAGAAAGGATTTCTGACAGCCTTCAAAGATTTTATCCTCATGCAATTGCAGCTAGCTTCTGTATTCTTCACTTTCTCACTTGGATCAAAAATTCATTATTACGGTAGAACAATTTTGTATGGAGGTGCTAAGTACAGACCTACTGGACGTAAGGTTGTGGTGTTTCACGCCAGCTTCACTGAAAATTACAGATTATATTCTAGAAGCCATTTTGTTAAAGGATTTGAAGTAGTGCTCCTTTTAATTGTTTACGATTTGTTTCGACGGTCGTACCAAAGCAGCATGGCATATGTGCTAATTACTTATTCCATTTGGTTCATGTCAATTACTTGGTTATTTGCTCCATTTCTATTCAATCCTTCTGGATTCAGCTGGGACAAAATAGTGGACGACTGGAAAGATTGGAATAAATGGATAAGGGAGCAAGGTGGTATAGGTATTCAACAGGACAAAAGTTGGCAGTCTTGGTGGAATGATGAACAAGCACATTTCCGTTGCTCAGGGCTGGAAGCTAGATTTTTGGAGATGCTTCTTTCTGTTCGATTTTTCATGTATCAGTATGGTCTGGTGTATCACCTGGACATCTCTCAGCACAGCAAAAACTTTCTAGTTTATTTGCTTTCATGGGTTGTCCTCCTTGCATTTTTCTTATTGTTCAAG GCCGTGAACATGGGAAGGAAACAATTCAGCACTAATTATCACTTAGTGTTCAGACTTTTCAAGGCATTTCTCTTCATTGCTGTTGTGTCCATTACAATCACACTTTCTCTTATTTGTCAGCTATCCTTGAAGGATGTAGTCGTGTGCTGTCTAGCATTTTTACCCACCGGGTGGGGCTTGATATTG ATTGCACAAGCCGTAAGACCGAAGATCGAGAATACGGCACTATGGGAGTTCGCCCTGGTTCTAGCAAAGGCATATGATTATGGAATGGGTGTGCTTCTGTTTGCTCCTATTGCTATTTTGGCTTGGCTTCCTATCATTTCAGCTTTCCAGACTCGTTTTCTTTTCAATGAAGCCTTCAACAGACATTTACAAATTCAACCCATTCTTGCAGGCAAGAAGAAGAAACAGTAA